A region of Allocoleopsis franciscana PCC 7113 DNA encodes the following proteins:
- a CDS encoding DUF6923 family protein, producing the protein MQRNSSRFGVQTWKKKVRILISLLKFSANKILPRRSQGAISGYPKGSLMFRKFGYALISLLTLVAVVVGYYSPALTQSVPAPDSFICDRTLYISQGLLNQNSTLSSVITTPNFALNTVGTATVQYNAIGLNVRDGFIYGIAPQSDPGSNLPPTIYRINNTGAATAIGAPQPNGAIVFDPIPNGNPNQSFAFAGDINRNGIYFVYVTNIPAPGNNLFAIDLATNPNTPTMVSSLRVQRADGTSPDLSDISFNPVDDQLYAFDSFRVNGQPSSQGQMARIDTTTGAVTYFGATQPNVGIVGASFFDAFGNFYTYETTGNISVARNLSSSNPVVFSPLGNAGVVQRFDGASCAFAPVAEKIVEPQSVAANGIITYRYRLANQLGQPLSTANLSFTDQLPAGLTYVDQTLNNTSVGGTPNAYGGTPLLQIAGITIPPRGFVEISVNVRVSLTASPGTVLNQATINNVPSVPGVTLPPTIPSDFPPTGIYPDPTPLVITPAPPTPRIGLAKRVASSVNLGNGVFRVTYALVVSNLGNVDLNNVQVTEDLTTTFANATSFTVAPNSVSSPSGDLTPNPNYNGRADNPNLLTGTTNTLTVGQSKTIQFIVDVTPGANLGPYNNQAVASGTDPNGQTVTDLSQNGTNSDPDNDGNPANNNDPTPVNFNQTPALGVAKEVVSIVPADAGNSTVTYRIRARNYGQENLTNLQLTENLTTTFDNIPFTVPANSVTSPNGNLTPNSNYNGRTDINLLVGTDTLAVGETKVIEFIVIITPGNQTRTYENLVQGTAQSPSGSVSDQSQAGINPDPDNDGNPTNNNDPTPLDVGPNLRLVKRITNVIRSGAPISGIDFQSFVDNLNDRNDNVSGWSQLPGGVLTGVFRIGSDALLQTGDEVEYTVYFLSDGTQLVTDAKVCDPIPEKTTFIPDSFQAGQGILLNQQTTNTSLTNALDTDQGTFFSRLTPVTSPCPNTNNSNGSILVNLGDLPATPPNNVGFIRFRVRID; encoded by the coding sequence GTGCAGCGCAATTCCAGCCGATTCGGCGTCCAGACGTGGAAAAAAAAAGTCCGAATATTGATCAGCTTGCTTAAGTTTTCTGCCAATAAAATCCTGCCCCGTCGGAGTCAGGGAGCGATTTCTGGCTATCCAAAAGGCTCACTGATGTTCCGGAAGTTTGGGTATGCGCTCATCAGCCTCTTGACTCTTGTGGCGGTGGTGGTGGGTTACTACTCTCCAGCCTTGACACAGAGTGTTCCTGCTCCGGACAGTTTTATTTGCGATCGTACCTTGTATATCAGTCAAGGGCTACTCAACCAAAATTCCACACTCTCCAGCGTCATCACAACGCCTAACTTTGCTCTTAACACGGTTGGTACCGCAACGGTTCAGTACAACGCCATCGGCTTGAATGTTCGCGATGGGTTTATTTATGGCATTGCTCCTCAATCCGACCCTGGATCGAATTTACCTCCAACCATTTATCGAATTAATAATACAGGAGCAGCTACTGCCATCGGTGCTCCACAACCCAATGGAGCTATTGTTTTTGATCCAATTCCAAATGGTAATCCTAACCAGAGTTTTGCTTTCGCTGGCGATATCAATAGAAACGGGATCTACTTTGTATATGTCACTAACATCCCTGCACCCGGAAATAATCTCTTCGCGATCGATCTAGCAACTAATCCCAATACCCCTACTATGGTCAGTAGTCTGAGAGTCCAAAGAGCTGACGGTACAAGTCCTGACCTTTCGGACATTTCTTTCAATCCTGTGGATGATCAGCTCTATGCTTTTGACAGCTTCAGAGTTAATGGGCAGCCATCATCTCAAGGTCAGATGGCTAGAATCGACACGACTACTGGCGCAGTCACCTACTTTGGCGCGACACAACCCAATGTGGGTATTGTTGGTGCATCTTTCTTTGATGCGTTTGGTAACTTTTACACTTATGAAACTACGGGTAATATATCTGTCGCACGTAATCTTTCAAGTTCTAATCCTGTTGTATTTTCACCACTCGGAAATGCTGGAGTCGTTCAAAGATTTGACGGTGCATCCTGTGCCTTTGCGCCAGTTGCGGAAAAGATTGTCGAGCCTCAATCAGTCGCAGCCAATGGCATCATCACTTACAGATATCGTCTCGCTAACCAACTAGGACAGCCATTAAGTACTGCAAACTTGTCATTTACCGACCAGTTGCCTGCTGGATTGACCTACGTCGATCAAACGCTCAACAATACTAGCGTGGGTGGCACTCCTAATGCTTATGGCGGAACTCCACTGCTGCAAATTGCAGGGATTACCATCCCACCTAGAGGTTTTGTCGAAATCAGCGTGAATGTCCGGGTTAGTTTGACTGCATCTCCTGGCACAGTCTTGAATCAAGCCACAATCAATAACGTTCCATCCGTGCCTGGAGTGACCCTTCCACCTACGATTCCGTCGGATTTTCCTCCCACAGGTATTTACCCTGATCCGACACCCTTAGTCATTACTCCAGCTCCCCCTACCCCAAGGATTGGTTTAGCCAAGAGAGTGGCATCTAGTGTGAACCTTGGCAACGGTGTCTTTCGAGTGACGTATGCACTCGTCGTCAGCAACCTAGGGAATGTTGACCTCAACAATGTACAAGTTACAGAAGATCTTACGACTACTTTTGCTAACGCAACATCCTTTACTGTTGCCCCAAATAGCGTTAGTAGTCCAAGCGGCGACCTCACTCCTAATCCCAACTACAATGGTCGCGCTGACAACCCTAATTTGCTAACCGGTACAACCAATACATTAACCGTTGGTCAAAGCAAGACCATTCAATTTATTGTCGATGTTACCCCAGGAGCAAACTTAGGGCCTTACAACAACCAAGCTGTGGCAAGCGGTACCGATCCCAATGGTCAAACGGTTACAGATCTATCCCAAAATGGCACGAACTCAGACCCCGATAACGATGGCAACCCCGCCAATAACAATGACCCCACCCCAGTCAACTTCAACCAAACACCGGCTTTAGGGGTTGCCAAGGAAGTCGTTTCCATTGTCCCTGCTGACGCAGGAAACTCCACCGTAACTTACAGAATCCGTGCCCGAAACTACGGACAAGAGAATCTCACTAATCTCCAGCTTACGGAAAACCTTACCACGACCTTCGACAACATACCTTTTACGGTTCCTGCCAATAGTGTCACAAGTCCTAATGGCAACCTCACGCCTAATTCTAATTACAATGGTCGTACTGACATCAATTTGCTGGTGGGTACAGATACCTTAGCTGTTGGTGAAACAAAAGTCATTGAATTCATCGTCATTATCACCCCTGGTAACCAAACTCGTACCTATGAAAACCTGGTACAAGGAACAGCTCAAAGTCCTTCCGGCTCAGTGAGTGACCAATCGCAAGCTGGGATTAACCCAGACCCCGATAACGATGGCAACCCAACCAATAACAATGACCCGACTCCATTGGATGTAGGGCCAAACTTGCGCTTGGTGAAACGGATTACAAATGTAATCCGAAGTGGTGCACCAATTAGTGGAATTGACTTCCAAAGCTTTGTTGATAACCTCAATGACCGCAACGACAATGTTTCTGGATGGTCTCAACTTCCGGGTGGAGTTCTCACAGGAGTTTTCCGCATCGGTTCTGATGCTCTATTACAAACTGGAGATGAAGTCGAATACACCGTTTACTTCCTCTCGGATGGAACTCAACTTGTCACGGATGCCAAAGTCTGTGACCCCATTCCAGAGAAGACCACATTTATTCCTGACAGTTTTCAAGCCGGTCAAGGGATTTTGTTGAATCAACAGACAACCAATACATCTCTAACTAATGCTTTAGATACAGACCAAGGAACATTTTTCTCTCGTCTTACTCCTGTTACCTCTCCCTGTCCCAATACCAACAACTCTAACGGGTCAATCTTAGTAAATCTGGGAGATTTACCTGCCACCCCCCCTAACAACGTTGGTTTCATCCGTTTCCGCGTGAGAATCGATTAA